One genomic window of Coffea eugenioides isolate CCC68of chromosome 1, Ceug_1.0, whole genome shotgun sequence includes the following:
- the LOC113768026 gene encoding uncharacterized protein LOC113768026 produces MEAYDHLKVVGFIKGYNNWIAHGELSNYYEATSNSENTSIGVSNGTNDMQDLVHDVFGIPHGTNELNREGDFPVSEAEKFYKLIDDSQQDLYSGCKNFSKLSFIIRLLHLKCLGKMSNKIFNMLVELLREAFSEAMTNLPSSYYEAEKLMNTLGLGYEKIDACPNDCSLYWGSAEKRTSCETCNELRWVASENDPTSEKRKIPQKVLWHFPLKSRLQRLFMSSKIASQMRWHEEKRTKDGCMRHPADSPAWQTFDHLHPEFAKDCRNVRLGLASDGFNPFNNMSSTHSTWPVVLIPYNLPPWMCMKQPYFMLSLLIPGPSSPGNNIDVYLQPLVKELTELWDFGIQTYDASQKENFQLHAALLWTISDFPGYAMLSGWSTKDSKHKFRKQAQFFDGTEEHGKRPPLQTGDMIVSELGDLQIKFGKLVKGNPKLPFNWKKRSIFFDLPYWKDNVLRHNLDFMHIEKNVCENIWGTLLDIEDKAKDHYNSRRDLREMGIRKELHPIETEPGKVYLPPSSFAMDKKQKTMFCNVLKKVKVPDGYAANISRCVRVKPPRISGLKSHDNHILMQQLMPIALRKTLPKSVRYPLI; encoded by the exons ATGGAAGCATATGATCATTTGAAAGTGGTAGGCTTTATCAAGGGTTATAATAATTGGATAGCACATGGAGAACTTTCAAACTACTATGAAGCCACATCTAATTCTGAAAATACATCAATTGGGGTTTCAAATGGGACTAATGACATGCAAGACTTGGTCCATGATGTATTTGGGATACCACATGGAACAAATGAATTGAATAGAGAAGGGGACTTTCCTGTTTCAGAGGctgaaaaattttacaaattgatTGATGATTCTCAACAGGATTTGTACAGTGGTTGCAAAAATTTCTCGAAGTTGTCTTTCATTATTCGTTTGCTTCACCTAAAATGCCTTGGTAAGATGAGTAACAAGATTTTTAATATGCTTGTTGAGTTGTTGAGAGAAGCATTTTCGGAGGCCATGACTAATTTGCCTTCTTCTTACTATGAGGCTGAGAAATTGATGAATACATTGGGGCTGGGTTATGAAAAGATCGATGCATGTCCTAATGATTGTTCTCTTTATTGGGGTAGTGCTGAAAAAAGAACTTCATGCGAAACATGTAACGAGCTTAGGTGGGTTGCTTCAGAAAATGATCCAActagtgaaaaaagaaaaatccctCAAAAAGTATTGTGGCATTTTCCTTTAAAATCTAGATTACAAAGActatttatgtcttctaaaattgcatctcaaatGAGATGGCATGAGGAAAAACGTACAAAAGATGGTTGTATGAGACATCCAGCTGATTCTCCAGCTTGGCAAACTTTTGACCATCTACATCCAGAATTTGCTAAGGATTGTCGAAATGTTAGATTGGGGTTGGCATCTGACGGGTTTAATCCATTCAACAACATGAGTTCTACACACAGTACTTGGCCTGTAGTTTTAATACCATATAACTTACCTCCGTGGATGTGTATGAAGCAACCGTACTTCATGTTGTCCTTGTTAATACCCGGACCATCCTCTCCTGGGAATAATATTGATGTTTATCTACAGCCTCTAGTTAAAGAATTGACCGAATTGTGGGATTTTGGCATTCAAACTTATGATGcatcccaaaaagaaaattttcaattgcatgCAGCTCTGTTGTGGACCATTAGTGATTTCCCTGGATATGCAATGTTATCTGGCTGGAGCACTAAAG ATAGTAAGCATAAATTTAGAAAGCAAGCCCAATTCTTTGATGGCACCGAAGAACATGGAAAGCGACCACCATTGCAAACCGGGGATATGATTGTGAGTGAATTGGGAGACTtgcaaattaaatttggaaaacttGTGAAAGGTAATCCGAAGCTGCCTTTCAATTGGAAAAAGAGGAGTATTTTCTTTGACTTGCCATATTGGAAAGATAATGTCTTAAGACACAATCTTGACTTCATGCACATTGAGAAGAATGTTTGTGAAAATATTTGGGGGACATTGCTGGATATTGAGGATAAAGCAAAGGACCATTATAATTCCCGCCGTGATTTGAGAGAAATGGGAATAAGAAAAGAGCTGCATCCCATTGAGACAGAACCTGGAAAGGTTTACTTACCTCCATCTTCCTTTGCAATGgataaaaaacagaaaactatGTTTTGCAATGTGCTAAAAAAAGTGAAAGTTCCAGATGGTTATGCAGCTAACATCTCAAGATGCGTTCGAGTAAAGCCACCAAGAATTTCGGGGCTTAAAAGTCATGATAATCATATTCTAATGCAGCAATTGATGCCTATAGCTTTGAGAAAGACTTTGCCAAAATCAGTGCGCTATCCTTTGATTTGA
- the LOC113768035 gene encoding uncharacterized protein LOC113768035, whose protein sequence is MARGGRKCKRTANGLRDEPIEQPPSCHETRQQPPLGTSHENVIEQVQGEAARAPQSPIQNSTLGIMHESGDQVTQQADGGKETTNDSSEVHQKTRGPTFMKEIWGRPKDFPRIEIKLDDNGIPISEKTSFSEFLGSLARNGMYCPIDVESWLKMPRKLKMDMLEVIKERFALPMGLEAWTLRSIGKKWRSWKADLKATYFDPAVPNAEARFQKDIRVREEQWIKLWVYWKSEEAKVKQLGRPPTRVEMFNKFYTHADGTPSSIIVAENLKKMNELKNQLPSESQDPVGRNDIFAQVVGQDKHGHVRLFSDGVNPTDLWEDIPSHNTCYRISVQQQSTLVRLEERLQRQDDEIASLKKMVLVQHGRGSPIDSPRHPSSSSNNVSSQTPSRATRPIRVGNMVSLKSLFDPTKIVAKGYLRSLNPLDEVGGQALGPNWCEIQIQVAMSPHEQLIRPYDLQQTIQDALGAPVAWPCHLVETAEE, encoded by the exons ATGGCCCGTGGAGGTCGAAAATGTAAGCGCACTGCCAATGGATTGAGAGATGAACCAATTGAGCAACCTCCCTCATGTCATGAAACAAGGCAGCAGCCTCCACTTggaacaagccatgaaaatgtAATTGAACAAGTTCAAGGAGAAGCTGCTCGGGCACCTCAATCTCCAATCCAGAATTCTACATTGGGAATAATGCATGAATCAGGTGACCAAGTTACTCAACAAGCTGATGGAG GAAAAGAAACTACAAATGATTCAAGTGAAGTACATCAGAAAACCCGAGGCCCTACATTTATGAAAGAAATTTGGGGTCGGCCTAAGGACTTTCCACGGATTGAGATTAAACTCGATGACAATGGGATCCCAATAAGTGAGAAAACCTCTTTTTCTGAATTCTTGGGCAGTTTGGCTAGGAATGGTATGTATTGTCCAATAGATGTTGAAAGTTGGCTTAAGATGCCAAGGAAACTTAAAATGGACATGTTAGAAGTGATAAAG GAAAGGTTTGCTTTGCCTATGGGACTAGAAGCTTGGACCTTAAGATCTATTGGCAAAAAATGGAGAAGCTGGAAGGCAGATTTAAAGGCTACATATTTTGATCCTGCCGTGCCAAATGCTGAAGCTCGGTTTCAAAAGGACATAAGGGTACGGGAAGAGCAATGGATCAAACTTTGGGTTTATTGGAAAAGTGAAGAAGCAAAG GTCAAACAGTTGGGAAGACCTCCTACTAGAGTAGAAATGTTCAATAAGTTTTATACCCATGCCGATGGAACTCCATCAAGTATCATAGTTGCTGAGAATTTG aaaaaaatgaatgagCTGAAAAATCAGCTTCCATCGGAGTCGCAAGATCCAGTTGGTCGCAATGATATATTTGCCCAGGTGGTTGGGCAAGACAAACATGGTCATGTTCGCTTGTTTAGTGACGGTGTGAATCCAACGGACTTATGGGAAGACATTCCTAGTCATAACACATGTTACCGTATAAGTGTTCAACAACAGTCAACATTGGTCCGTTTGGAGGAAAGGCTTCAGCGACAAGATGATGAAATAGCCAGCTTGAAGAAAATGGTTTTAGTTCAACATGGAAGGGGCTCTCCAATTGACAGCCCGAGAcatccttcatcatcatctAACAATGTGTCAAGCCAAACTCCATCGCGAGCCACGCGACCTATTCGA GTAGGGAATATGGTTTCACTAAAAAGTTTGTTTGACCCAACAAAAATCGTGGCAAAGGGATATTTACGGAGTCTGAATCCATTGGATGAGGTCGGGGGACAAGCTCTTGGGCCAAACTGGTGTGAAATACAGATACAAGTTGCAATGAGTCCACATGAGCAATTGATTAGACCGTATGATTTGCAGCAAACAATTCAAGATGCACTTGGTGCACCAGTTGCTTGGCCTTGTCATTTG GTGGAAACAGCTGAAGAATGA
- the LOC113768052 gene encoding probable 2-oxoglutarate-dependent dioxygenase ANS yields the protein MADALKPDELAINSNVFPQKPTIKGIESINNATFPLLQIPIVNIGILNSSLSSEVEVELRKLCSALGSSGYFQAINHGMSTSFLDEVLEITRAFFNLPLEEKQKYPRVSIELEGYGNNTHKNYQTLGWNERLHLNVLPETARNSGKWPQSPENFRRVLLEYTEKLRVMNEIILKAMAKSLNLEENCLLNQFGENPRAVFGFNFYPPCPLMPDVFYAATPHSDASMTSFILQDKEVEGLQVLKNNQWHRTPLTPDAIVVNVGDQVEIMSNGIFRSPVHRVPTNNKRERISLAVFFGPEPSIEIKPAEGLIDDKNPRLYKNVIDYPQHYRENIQHGITSPLDALKI from the exons ATGGCTGATGCACTAAAACCTGATGAATTGGCCATCAATTCCAATGTCTTCCCCCAAAAACCTACCATCAAAGGCATTGAAAGCATCAATAATGCCACCTTTCCACTTTTGCAGATTCCAATTGTCAACATTGGCATTCTTAATTCTTCTCTTTCATCTGAAGTGGAGGTGGAACTAAGGAAACTGTGCTCAGCTCTGGGTTCATCTGGTTATTTTCAG GCAATTAATCATGGAATGAGTACTTCATTCCTAGATGAAGTGCTGGAAATCACAAGAGCATTCTTTAACCTTCCATTGGAGGAGAAACAGAAATATCCCAGAGTTTCCATTGAATTGGAGGGTTATGGGAATAACACTCACAAAAACTATCAAACCCTTGGATGGAATGAACGGCTCCATCTTAATGTGCTCCCTGAAACTGCCAGGAACTCTGGAAAATGGCCACAAAGTCctgaaaatttcag GAGGGTTTTGCTTGAATACACAGAAAAACTGAGGGTGATGAATGAAATCATTCTTAAAGCTATGGCAAAGTCACTAAACTTGGAGGAGAATTGTTTGCTGAATCAATTTGGAGAAAATCCACGAGCTGTGTTCGGTTTTAATTTCTATCCACCATGTCCATTGATGCCGGATGTTTTTTATGCTGCCACGCCCCATTCAGATGCGTCTATGACTAGCTTTATCTTGCAAGATAAAGAAGTGGAAGGCCTTCAAGTCTTGAAAAATAACCAGTGGCATAGAACTCCGCTTACTCCGGATGCCATTGTCGTCAATGTTGGTGATCAAGTTGAG ATAATGAGTAATGGGATATTTAGAAGTCCAGTCCACAGAGTTCCAACAAACAACAAAAGGGAGAGAATATCTCTTGCCGTTTTCTTTGGTCCTGAACCTTCGATCGAAATCAAACCAGCGGAGGGACTCATTGATGATAAAAATCCGAGGTTGTACAAGAATGTCATAGATTATCCTCAACATTATAGAGAGAACATTCAACATGGGATCACAAGCCCTTTAGATGCTTTGAAAATTTGA
- the LOC113768042 gene encoding probable 2-oxoglutarate-dependent dioxygenase At5g05600: MSLECGLFHAGLCSFLVVNSFGRVLLEYTEKLRVLNEIILKAMAKSLNLDENCFLHQFGGNPRLLSTFNFYPPCPWPDVLDANKPHADPSGITLILQDDEVEGLQVLKKNQWHRTPLTPDAIVVNGGDQVEIMSNGVFKSPIHRVPTNNKRERISLAFFFCPEPSSGEIKPAEGLIDDKNPRLYKNVIDYLRHFRENIQHRIARPLDALKI; the protein is encoded by the exons ATGAGTCTTGAATGTGGATTGTTTCATGCAGGACTGTGTTCTTTTCTGGTTGTGAATTCCTTTGG GAGGGTTTTGCTTGAGTACACAGAAAAACTGAGGGTGTTGAATGAAATCATTCTTAAAGCTATGGCAAAGTCACTAAACTTGGATGAGAATTGTTTTCTGCATCAATTTGGAGGAAATCCGAGATTGCTTTCGACTTTTAATTTCTATCCTCCATGTCCATGGCCGGATGTTTTAGATGCCAACAAGCCCCATGCAGATCCGTCTGGGATTACCCTTATCTTGCAAGATGATGAAGTGGAAGGCCTTCAAGTCTTGAAAAAAAATCAGTGGCATAGAACTCCGCTAACTCCAGATGCCATTGTCGTCAATGGTGGTGATCAAGTTGAG ATAATGAGTAACGGCGTATTCAAAAGTCCAATACATAGAGTTCCCACAAACAACAAAAGGGAGAGAATATCGCtagcttttttcttttgtcctGAACCTTCGTCCGGTGAAATCAAACCCGCGGAGGGACTCATTGATGACAAAAATCCGAGATTGTACAAGAATGTCATAGATTATCTTCGACACTTTAGAGAGAACATTCAACATAGGATCGCAAGGCCTTTAGATGCTTTGAAAATTTGA